A window of Sphingomonas adhaesiva contains these coding sequences:
- a CDS encoding glycoside hydrolase family 127 protein, giving the protein MTCSHRHAAGEPATGTSRRGAIKVALGAAAVSIADQAVALPADATRPVNLATVATPSGAYVSGDTSFAALNSGAEPAHSGDASGGAYGTWPRTDPQAVEYAWDRPVTIGAADVYWWSDGRGIAAPRSARLVYWDGARFMPVKGANRLGTSVDRFNRVGFRPVTTQRLRLEFEGDGGRSAGLLQWRVWSSGPVPPFAPIVAAGVDRSVVAGGRTYLSGKVKRLSASASDMVRWTKVSGPGQVSFEDAGALVTRASVTAPGDYVLQLAAAGQGKAARSLVAVRAKAPPPPRRLDVVYTTPYSISSPLWRDRAKSLIVNWIPHCIAYCERTDLTAGQGGLDNFVEAAKALRGEPHGEHKGYVFSNAWVHQTVESMCIALMVDPQGDREIVAAQDHMRRSLERWIPIILAAQEPDGYMQTAYTLAGRQNWAERWSPEHRGDHEGYVAGYFIESAINHHTLTGGRDLRLYDAAKKLADCWVANIGPGKKAWFDGHQEMEQALVRFGRFVNDTEGGGRGDAYVRLARFLLDSREGGSEYDQSHLPPEQQYEAVGHAVRAVYFYSGMADIAAETADRDYQSAVLSLWDNMVNRKYYVTGGVGSGDTSEGFGVDYALRNDAYCESCSSCGLIFFQYKMNLAYHDASYADLYEETMYNALLGATDLAGRSFTYTNPLIDTERAKWHVCPCCVGNIPRTLLMLPTWAYAKSDDGLYVNMFVGSTINVGDVAGTPVEMVQETDYPWHGKVAITVNPKQSRRFALRLRVPDRKTSALYQSEPAVSGLVSLSVNGTPVTPRIERGYAVITREWRAGDRVELELPLRVQRVTGDERIEATRGKVALRYGPLVYNVERADQPRIDLAIGAAGLSPAWRGDLLGGVMTIVGEWNDGSRLTAIPNYARMNRTGRPLAELPTGDVSVDYAPGTAVVAQQTAEAATRRDSPQSLVWIRDGASAASS; this is encoded by the coding sequence ATGACGTGCAGTCATCGACATGCGGCAGGTGAGCCGGCGACCGGAACGTCGCGACGTGGCGCGATCAAGGTCGCGCTGGGGGCGGCGGCGGTGTCGATCGCGGACCAGGCAGTCGCGCTTCCCGCGGACGCCACGAGACCTGTGAACCTCGCCACCGTCGCCACGCCCAGCGGCGCGTATGTGTCGGGGGACACCAGCTTCGCCGCGCTCAATTCCGGCGCCGAGCCCGCCCATTCCGGCGATGCGTCGGGGGGCGCATACGGCACCTGGCCGCGGACCGATCCGCAGGCGGTGGAATATGCATGGGACCGGCCGGTGACGATCGGGGCGGCCGACGTCTATTGGTGGTCGGACGGGCGCGGCATCGCGGCGCCGCGATCGGCGCGGCTGGTGTACTGGGACGGCGCGCGTTTCATGCCGGTGAAGGGCGCGAATCGTCTCGGCACCTCGGTCGACCGATTCAACCGCGTCGGCTTCCGTCCGGTGACGACGCAGCGCCTGAGGCTCGAATTCGAGGGCGACGGCGGCAGGTCGGCGGGTCTGCTGCAATGGCGGGTGTGGAGTTCGGGGCCGGTGCCGCCCTTCGCCCCGATCGTCGCCGCCGGTGTCGATCGGTCGGTGGTCGCGGGTGGGCGGACCTATCTGTCGGGCAAGGTCAAGCGGCTGAGCGCGAGCGCGAGCGACATGGTGCGCTGGACCAAGGTCAGCGGGCCGGGGCAGGTCAGCTTCGAGGATGCCGGCGCGCTCGTCACGCGCGCCTCGGTCACCGCGCCGGGCGACTATGTCCTGCAACTCGCCGCCGCCGGCCAGGGGAAGGCCGCGCGCTCGCTGGTGGCGGTGCGCGCGAAGGCGCCGCCGCCGCCGCGCCGCCTCGACGTGGTCTATACGACCCCCTATTCGATCAGCAGCCCGCTGTGGCGCGACCGCGCCAAGTCGCTGATCGTCAACTGGATCCCGCATTGCATCGCCTATTGCGAGCGGACCGACCTGACGGCGGGGCAGGGCGGGCTCGACAATTTCGTCGAGGCCGCCAAGGCGCTGCGCGGGGAGCCGCACGGCGAGCACAAGGGCTATGTCTTCTCCAACGCCTGGGTCCATCAGACGGTGGAATCGATGTGCATCGCGCTGATGGTCGATCCGCAGGGCGATCGCGAGATCGTCGCGGCGCAGGATCATATGCGGCGCTCGCTCGAACGCTGGATCCCGATCATCCTCGCCGCGCAGGAACCCGACGGGTACATGCAGACCGCCTATACGCTCGCGGGCCGGCAGAACTGGGCCGAGCGGTGGTCGCCCGAGCATCGCGGCGACCATGAGGGCTATGTCGCCGGCTATTTCATCGAATCCGCGATCAACCACCATACGCTGACCGGCGGTCGCGACCTCCGGCTCTACGACGCGGCCAAGAAGCTCGCCGACTGCTGGGTCGCGAACATCGGGCCGGGGAAGAAGGCGTGGTTCGACGGGCACCAGGAGATGGAGCAGGCGCTGGTCCGCTTCGGTCGCTTCGTCAACGACACCGAGGGCGGCGGGCGCGGCGACGCCTATGTCCGGCTCGCGCGTTTCCTGCTCGATTCGCGCGAGGGCGGGTCGGAGTATGACCAGAGCCACCTCCCGCCCGAGCAGCAATATGAAGCGGTGGGCCATGCCGTGCGCGCGGTCTATTTCTATTCCGGCATGGCGGACATCGCCGCCGAGACCGCGGACCGGGACTATCAGAGCGCCGTGCTGTCGCTCTGGGACAATATGGTGAACCGCAAATATTACGTCACCGGCGGGGTGGGCAGCGGCGACACCTCCGAAGGGTTCGGCGTCGATTACGCGCTGCGCAACGACGCCTATTGCGAGAGTTGTTCCAGCTGCGGGCTGATCTTCTTCCAGTACAAGATGAACCTGGCCTATCACGACGCCAGCTACGCCGACCTGTACGAGGAGACGATGTACAACGCGCTCCTGGGCGCGACCGATCTGGCGGGGCGATCTTTCACCTACACCAACCCGCTGATCGATACCGAGCGGGCGAAGTGGCACGTCTGCCCGTGCTGCGTCGGCAACATCCCGCGCACGCTGCTGATGCTGCCGACCTGGGCCTATGCCAAGTCCGACGACGGGCTGTACGTCAACATGTTCGTCGGCAGCACGATCAACGTCGGCGACGTCGCGGGCACCCCGGTCGAGATGGTGCAGGAAACCGACTATCCCTGGCATGGCAAGGTGGCGATCACCGTCAACCCGAAGCAGAGCCGCCGCTTCGCGCTGCGCCTGCGCGTGCCCGACCGGAAGACGAGCGCGCTCTACCAGTCGGAACCGGCCGTCTCGGGGCTCGTCAGCCTGTCGGTCAACGGCACCCCCGTCACCCCCCGGATCGAGCGAGGCTATGCCGTCATCACGCGCGAATGGCGTGCGGGCGACCGCGTCGAGCTGGAGCTTCCGTTGCGCGTGCAGCGCGTGACCGGGGACGAGCGGATCGAGGCGACCCGCGGCAAGGTGGCGCTGCGCTACGGCCCGCTGGTCTACAATGTCGAGCGTGCCGACCAGCCGCGCATCGACCTCGCAATCGGCGCGGCCGGGCTGTCGCCGGCGTGGCGCGGCGATCTGCTGGGCGGCGTGATGACGATCGTGGGCGAATGGAACGACGGTTCGCGCCTGACCGCCATCCCCAATTACGCGCGCATGAACCGCACCGGGCGGCCGCTTGCCGAGCTGCCGACCGGGGATGTGTCGGTCGATTACGCGCCGGGAACCGCCGTGGTGGCGCAGCAGACCGCGGAAGCGGCGACCCGGCGCGATTCTCCGCAGTCGCTGGTCTGGATCCGGGATGGCGCGTCGGCGGCGTCGTCGTGA